The following proteins are encoded in a genomic region of Leptospira ryugenii:
- a CDS encoding inositol monophosphatase family protein has protein sequence MNSELKSRSYHFLNFLPKVGQYLIQTQTEKDFMVSEKAIYDLVTEADIHSEKMILEEIEKNFPADGFLSEETGEKESASGYRWIIDPIDGTTNFAHKLPLYGVSVALEQIETKTPVLGIVLVPALNQCYHAILGEGAFCDKKPIKVSQTQTMKDSLFTTGFPYDRNNSLDVLLTYYKSILKKSRGIRRTGAATIDLCWVADGKFEGYYELGLKPWDMAAAGLIVTEAGGKITTLDGNNFDIYTPSIVASNGHVHMMLLNEFENSIIREVY, from the coding sequence GTGAACTCAGAGCTTAAATCTCGCTCCTATCATTTTTTAAACTTTCTTCCCAAAGTAGGACAGTACCTCATCCAAACCCAAACCGAGAAAGACTTCATGGTATCGGAAAAAGCGATCTATGATTTGGTGACGGAGGCTGACATCCACTCAGAGAAAATGATTTTAGAAGAGATAGAGAAGAATTTCCCAGCTGATGGCTTTTTGTCAGAGGAAACGGGAGAAAAAGAGAGCGCATCTGGATATCGATGGATCATTGATCCGATTGATGGAACAACCAATTTTGCCCACAAACTCCCGCTATACGGAGTGTCCGTCGCCCTAGAACAAATTGAAACAAAAACTCCTGTTCTTGGCATTGTTTTGGTTCCAGCTTTAAACCAATGTTACCATGCTATTCTCGGTGAAGGTGCTTTTTGTGACAAAAAACCCATCAAGGTATCCCAAACACAGACTATGAAGGATTCCCTCTTCACAACGGGCTTCCCATATGACCGAAACAATTCCTTGGATGTTCTTTTAACCTATTATAAATCCATCTTGAAAAAATCACGAGGGATACGCCGTACTGGGGCGGCTACCATTGACCTTTGCTGGGTCGCAGACGGAAAGTTTGAAGGTTATTATGAGCTTGGTTTGAAACCTTGGGATATGGCTGCTGCCGGATTGATCGTTACTGAGGCAGGAGGAAAGATCACCACCTTAGATGGAAATAACTTTGATATCTATACCCCGAGCATCGTTGCTTCGAATGGTCATGTTCACATGATGCTTTTAAACGAGTTCGAAAACTCAATCATTCGAGAAGTTTATTAA
- a CDS encoding glycosyltransferase family 4 protein, producing the protein MKPKIALVVSRYLPNVAGGAEKLAFDYVQILRHKYEIEVFTSCAKDYLTWKNEYPEGTEYFDGYPIHRFKVKKEREIEKMNRILDSLLQDLPKENEAKEKEFIEEQGPFVPSLLENFLKREHEFALVILVGYLYYPIVELLPKLKIRSLIIPTFHEEPVLNLSIFEKVYRSDYFYSFNAPEELLVYQRRFRSTPNYTLIGTFLEETVFQNSTKEKEEIFTVITMGRMEASKGYPELFQSIQSWEKRSDSSQINFVCLGNLYLPKSTVPQVVSLPGYISEKEKIQYIRKADLFVNPSPYESFSIAMMEAWANKIPVLVNGKSEVMRGHCLRSQGGLFYSDETSFHRMLSYFLNNRENAMRMGENGYQYVRLNFSKDIVRAKVFDLVNKLLE; encoded by the coding sequence ATGAAACCAAAAATCGCTTTGGTGGTCTCGAGATATTTGCCAAATGTTGCCGGAGGTGCTGAAAAGTTAGCCTTCGATTATGTTCAAATTCTTAGGCACAAGTATGAGATTGAAGTATTTACTTCTTGCGCAAAAGACTATTTAACCTGGAAGAACGAATATCCTGAAGGTACAGAATACTTTGATGGTTACCCTATCCATAGGTTCAAAGTGAAAAAAGAAAGAGAGATTGAGAAAATGAATCGAATCTTGGATTCATTATTACAAGACCTCCCAAAGGAAAATGAAGCCAAAGAGAAAGAATTCATTGAAGAACAAGGACCGTTTGTTCCGTCCTTACTAGAGAATTTTTTAAAGCGAGAGCATGAGTTTGCCCTAGTGATTTTGGTAGGGTATTTATACTACCCAATAGTAGAACTTTTACCAAAATTAAAGATAAGGAGTCTTATCATTCCAACATTTCATGAAGAACCTGTCTTAAATCTTTCTATTTTTGAAAAAGTGTATCGATCTGATTACTTTTATTCCTTCAATGCACCCGAAGAATTGTTAGTCTACCAAAGACGATTTCGTTCCACTCCAAATTATACATTGATCGGTACCTTTCTAGAAGAAACAGTCTTCCAAAACTCAACCAAAGAAAAAGAAGAGATTTTTACAGTCATTACAATGGGTCGGATGGAAGCATCGAAAGGTTACCCCGAGCTATTCCAATCAATACAATCATGGGAAAAAAGATCCGACTCTAGTCAGATAAATTTTGTTTGCCTTGGAAATTTATACCTTCCTAAATCAACTGTTCCGCAAGTTGTATCTCTGCCTGGTTACATTTCCGAAAAAGAAAAAATCCAATACATTCGGAAGGCAGATCTATTTGTTAACCCATCACCATATGAAAGTTTTTCGATTGCAATGATGGAAGCTTGGGCAAATAAAATTCCGGTACTTGTAAATGGTAAATCCGAAGTCATGCGCGGTCATTGTTTACGAAGCCAAGGAGGTCTTTTTTATTCAGACGAGACATCCTTTCATAGAATGCTATCCTATTTCTTAAATAATAGAGAGAATGCAATGAGAATGGGAGAGAACGGTTACCAGTATGTTCGTTTGAATTTTTCCAAAGACATTGTACGAGCTAAAGTATTTGATCTTGTTAATAAACTTCTCGAATGA
- a CDS encoding glycosyltransferase family 4 protein, with protein MKKKYRILQFSAGFQLGDAITQEMISLDQTFVQSGYKTKIFSENINQPDRKLAQKFTKADVQDNDIFIYHHSIHSDVLPFLLKFPNRKILIYHNVTPKHYFEPYDLRFSYLLAEGRKDLSIIQEKFHDFFAVSEYNRQELIENGFQNVHLLPLSLNFSKWKKEGISKHNKDFLQFLFVGRIAPNKRQDDLIRFAKIWKEVTKRPFQFNLVGFCNPNQKSYLAELEFMIHTYELKDLVHIISFVDLQSLSRHYQESDYFISMSEHEGFCVPLMEAMYFNLPVFAYKAGAVEETLGGSGILFTEKNFINLVENIVSLDSDQTKKNQLIEQQTNRLNQYLSIQHSKALIDLIENIK; from the coding sequence ATGAAAAAGAAATACAGAATTTTACAGTTTTCCGCAGGATTTCAATTAGGTGATGCTATTACACAAGAAATGATTTCCTTGGACCAAACATTTGTTCAAAGTGGATACAAAACAAAAATCTTCTCTGAGAATATCAATCAGCCTGATCGAAAACTAGCGCAGAAATTCACGAAAGCAGACGTCCAAGACAATGATATTTTTATTTACCATCATTCTATCCACTCAGATGTTCTCCCATTTTTATTAAAATTTCCAAATCGTAAAATTTTAATTTATCATAATGTTACTCCCAAACATTACTTTGAACCATATGATCTCAGATTTTCTTATCTGCTAGCTGAAGGGAGAAAAGATCTAAGCATCATTCAAGAAAAATTCCACGATTTCTTTGCGGTGTCCGAATACAATCGCCAGGAATTAATAGAGAATGGCTTTCAAAATGTTCACTTACTCCCATTGAGTTTAAATTTTTCGAAATGGAAAAAAGAAGGAATTTCGAAACACAACAAGGATTTTCTTCAATTTCTGTTTGTTGGCAGAATAGCACCCAATAAAAGACAAGATGATTTGATACGATTTGCAAAAATTTGGAAAGAAGTCACAAAGCGACCTTTTCAATTTAATTTAGTTGGATTTTGCAATCCAAATCAAAAATCCTATCTAGCAGAACTTGAATTTATGATCCATACATATGAACTTAAAGATTTGGTTCATATCATTTCCTTTGTTGATTTACAGAGCTTATCAAGGCACTACCAAGAGAGTGATTATTTTATCTCTATGAGCGAACATGAAGGATTTTGTGTACCTTTAATGGAGGCCATGTATTTCAACCTTCCAGTATTTGCTTATAAGGCTGGAGCAGTAGAAGAAACATTGGGTGGTAGTGGTATTTTGTTTACCGAAAAAAACTTTATCAATCTAGTAGAAAACATTGTGTCCTTAGATTCAGATCAAACCAAAAAAAATCAACTTATCGAGCAACAGACAAATCGATTGAATCAATACCTCTCGATCCAGCATTCCAAGGCCTTAATAGATTTGATAGAGAACATCAAATGA
- a CDS encoding glycosyltransferase family 4 protein, whose translation MRIFQHIDELKDSDGVGNDAIGLHTQFRKLNIESNFITRLPRTGTSLYETQFYKIDHLPKFSNSDIHILHFGGHGYPLSAFLGAPGKKILRFHNITPAQYYKNTTTPEIYSAMEKFESVSYLELASMAISVDSVWCDSPFNGHVLQSYDFHSLFHVPICKQYRVETDLVWKSNQNDICFVGRFAPQKKWEDLIVFFSSWKQKYKDARLKCIGSVIGAFDGYFDFLQQITNNLGIKDSVDFLLGLKDIEVLQVMRDCLCMVSMSEHEGFCLPILEAFGMGLPVFAFEAGAVRTTMNGGGQIFNAKNHLTLINLLETISKDPKQRLSQIQKQWDALSFYNNYPWQQTLPVLLNK comes from the coding sequence ATGAGGATCTTCCAACATATAGATGAATTGAAAGATTCTGATGGCGTTGGCAATGATGCTATAGGTTTACACACCCAGTTTAGAAAATTAAACATAGAATCAAATTTTATCACTCGGCTTCCTAGAACTGGAACTTCCCTCTACGAAACTCAATTTTATAAAATAGACCATCTTCCTAAATTTTCCAATAGTGATATCCACATTCTTCATTTTGGGGGACATGGTTATCCACTTTCAGCCTTCCTTGGTGCTCCAGGAAAAAAAATCTTACGATTTCACAACATAACACCCGCTCAATATTATAAAAATACAACTACACCTGAAATTTATTCAGCCATGGAAAAATTTGAATCAGTTTCTTATCTCGAGTTAGCGAGTATGGCTATCTCTGTAGATTCAGTTTGGTGTGATTCACCTTTCAATGGACATGTCTTGCAAAGTTATGATTTTCATTCCCTTTTCCACGTACCCATCTGCAAACAATACCGAGTCGAAACAGATTTGGTCTGGAAATCCAATCAAAATGATATTTGTTTTGTTGGTCGTTTTGCACCTCAAAAAAAATGGGAAGACTTAATCGTATTTTTTTCTTCTTGGAAACAAAAGTACAAGGATGCTCGCTTAAAGTGTATTGGCTCGGTAATTGGAGCTTTTGACGGTTATTTTGATTTTTTGCAACAAATCACAAACAATCTTGGCATCAAAGACTCCGTTGATTTTTTATTAGGTCTCAAAGACATTGAAGTCTTACAAGTGATGAGAGATTGCCTTTGTATGGTATCAATGAGTGAACATGAAGGATTTTGTCTTCCAATCTTAGAAGCTTTCGGAATGGGATTGCCAGTCTTTGCGTTTGAAGCGGGTGCTGTTCGCACTACCATGAATGGAGGAGGACAAATATTTAATGCGAAAAACCATCTAACATTAATAAATTTGCTCGAAACCATTTCAAAAGATCCAAAGCAAAGACTCTCCCAAATCCAAAAACAATGGGATGCCCTTTCCTTTTACAATAACTATCCTTGGCAACAAACGCTTCCAGTCTTGTTAAACAAATGA
- a CDS encoding LIC_10202 family protein, whose protein sequence is MEREPFITPSPFQEIRDSHLNVQEIVNSIESKIALPPPSLEELERIQRMQYQPESPEGYRKFDPATTAHLFEKGISAPKFTNPKLWFIKGPLKYLFTSIIDFYSLVDKKLSENRLKAFFSVLHELIRLNKRISNIEKRLDSFRKEVLNTSATKEDGFSLDFGWSTYQYFESAGKNDFWSRAVEDMKGLSSVAVLFPSYGMLLKDLTIAKVPFKSFTNLESEYSFIKNKICSQVELVTQTFPLQQSLNSVDNLIIFLPLNRFPSIYIEKILSEASELLTKGSHIYLSVLTAGKEDLNRVFTDIDICKVDTNLLPQYMKTIQFDSQRNLTIHPSLEIFRFTKV, encoded by the coding sequence GTGGAGAGAGAGCCTTTTATTACACCCAGCCCCTTTCAGGAGATCAGAGACAGCCATCTGAATGTCCAAGAAATCGTAAATTCCATAGAATCAAAGATCGCCCTCCCTCCACCCAGCCTCGAAGAGCTCGAAAGAATCCAAAGAATGCAGTACCAACCCGAATCTCCGGAAGGATACCGCAAATTTGACCCAGCGACGACGGCGCATCTATTTGAAAAGGGTATCTCGGCACCTAAATTTACAAACCCTAAGCTTTGGTTCATCAAAGGACCACTCAAGTATCTTTTCACCAGTATTATTGATTTTTATAGCTTGGTTGACAAAAAGCTATCTGAAAATCGTTTAAAGGCTTTTTTTTCCGTATTACACGAGTTAATTCGACTAAATAAAAGAATCTCAAATATTGAAAAGCGATTAGACTCTTTTCGAAAGGAAGTCCTGAACACTTCTGCCACCAAAGAGGATGGATTCTCTCTAGATTTTGGATGGTCTACATACCAGTACTTTGAATCAGCAGGAAAGAATGATTTTTGGAGTCGAGCTGTTGAGGATATGAAAGGCCTCAGTTCCGTTGCTGTCTTATTTCCGTCTTATGGAATGTTGCTAAAAGACTTAACAATTGCTAAAGTTCCTTTTAAATCCTTTACAAACCTTGAATCCGAATATAGTTTCATAAAAAACAAAATCTGCTCACAGGTGGAGCTCGTCACTCAAACCTTTCCATTGCAACAATCATTAAACTCAGTAGACAATCTCATTATATTTCTCCCACTCAATCGATTTCCCTCCATTTATATCGAAAAAATTTTAAGTGAGGCCAGTGAACTTCTTACTAAGGGTTCGCATATATACCTTTCCGTACTAACAGCTGGGAAAGAGGATTTGAATCGGGTATTCACTGATATCGATATTTGTAAAGTAGACACCAATTTATTGCCTCAATACATGAAGACAATTCAATTCGACTCGCAACGAAATTTAACTATCCATCCCTCTCTTGAAATCTTTAGATTTACAAAAGTCTAA
- a CDS encoding NAD-dependent epimerase/dehydratase family protein, with amino-acid sequence MKILITGGSGFVGKYLISALEAKGTYEIRFLQSDIRDQKQVLDQIQKDSPDFVIHLAAQAFVPRAIEDPWETENINVMGTLNLLEGLHRLKKPVRMLYVSSSDVYGRQRLEDLPYNEALSPNPLNPYSGSKLAAETYCKQYALYNQDLQVIIARPFNHIGVGQRKEFVIPNFCHQVVNAKKRNETFISVGDLSPTRDFLNVKDIVDAYITLIETGSSGEVYNICSGKEISIQWMAESILKISGYTLEFRIDQSRIRSAETNRVFGDNTKIKNLGWSQKYEILDALTEIYRFIEAET; translated from the coding sequence ATAAAAATACTGATCACTGGTGGGTCTGGCTTTGTGGGGAAATATCTCATTTCTGCACTGGAAGCCAAAGGAACATACGAAATTCGGTTCCTACAATCCGACATTCGTGATCAGAAACAGGTTTTAGATCAAATCCAGAAGGATTCACCAGATTTTGTGATCCATTTAGCCGCCCAAGCCTTCGTTCCCAGAGCGATAGAAGATCCATGGGAAACGGAAAACATCAATGTAATGGGAACCTTGAATCTATTGGAAGGTTTACATCGTTTGAAAAAACCAGTGCGCATGCTTTATGTTTCCTCCTCTGATGTATATGGAAGGCAGAGATTGGAAGATTTGCCCTACAATGAAGCCTTATCACCAAACCCACTCAACCCGTATTCTGGAAGTAAATTGGCCGCAGAAACATATTGCAAACAGTACGCTTTGTACAATCAAGATCTCCAAGTTATCATCGCGAGACCATTCAATCATATCGGTGTAGGCCAGAGAAAGGAGTTTGTCATTCCAAACTTTTGTCACCAAGTAGTGAATGCAAAAAAGAGAAATGAAACGTTTATCTCAGTGGGTGATTTATCTCCAACACGGGATTTTTTAAATGTGAAGGATATTGTTGATGCTTATATCACTTTGATCGAAACGGGCTCATCCGGAGAAGTCTACAATATTTGCTCGGGAAAAGAAATTTCTATTCAATGGATGGCAGAGAGCATTCTTAAAATCTCTGGGTACACTTTAGAATTTCGCATAGATCAAAGTAGGATACGCTCAGCTGAGACAAACCGAGTTTTTGGGGACAATACCAAGATCAAAAATTTGGGTTGGAGCCAAAAGTATGAGATCCTGGATGCACTTACGGAAATATATAGATTTATTGAAGCGGAGACTTAA
- a CDS encoding M48 family metallopeptidase, whose translation MLENKQFSARYFNGTSPIPISGEVALSPTEVSFFSQSTKEVLHLRDFHDLTFQAKGLKFTFREDQTQESPILEIHCNQEEAREIELLWLRAKNDMNLSRAINRELRMVHPVLITAVGLVLLIGIGFAYVSMLKKIHLVIPVTFDVSLGKEVSERIESSLPLCESNELSQYFSKKANLLIPKGSPFTYQIKFLDIPNTNAIALSGGTIYLFRGLLEKSDHPNEVWGVMAHEISHVENRHHVRQLVKALGITALITFLIGPGVGDFQALENVSELVSTVLVLKFSRDFEDEADDQGLVLLRNAKSDPQGFLIVLKRILKEEKQDVIGNDSTMRVFELLNTHPATEDRIAKIKDKMFRSSSDPFALKDWNRVKKSCKAKKVKSPLQ comes from the coding sequence TTGCTCGAAAACAAACAGTTTTCAGCCAGATACTTCAATGGAACCTCTCCGATTCCGATATCCGGGGAGGTTGCTCTCTCTCCTACGGAAGTATCTTTTTTTAGCCAGTCGACGAAAGAGGTTTTGCATCTAAGAGATTTCCATGACCTAACTTTCCAAGCCAAAGGTTTGAAATTTACATTCAGGGAAGACCAAACTCAGGAAAGTCCTATTCTAGAAATCCATTGCAATCAAGAGGAAGCGAGAGAAATCGAACTCCTATGGCTCCGTGCAAAAAATGATATGAATCTATCCAGAGCCATCAATCGAGAGTTAAGAATGGTTCATCCCGTACTAATCACTGCGGTTGGCCTCGTTTTATTAATCGGCATTGGCTTCGCTTATGTTTCTATGCTAAAAAAAATTCATCTCGTCATACCAGTGACCTTTGATGTCTCCCTTGGCAAAGAAGTCTCCGAACGAATTGAATCATCCCTACCTTTGTGTGAATCCAATGAGCTGAGCCAATACTTTTCGAAAAAAGCAAACCTCCTCATTCCGAAGGGATCTCCCTTCACCTATCAGATAAAATTTCTCGACATTCCCAATACAAATGCCATCGCGCTTTCAGGAGGAACGATTTATTTGTTCCGAGGATTGCTTGAAAAGAGTGATCATCCCAATGAAGTATGGGGAGTCATGGCGCATGAAATTTCACATGTGGAGAATCGTCACCACGTACGCCAGCTGGTCAAAGCCCTTGGAATTACCGCACTCATCACCTTTTTGATCGGTCCTGGAGTAGGCGATTTCCAAGCCTTAGAAAATGTATCTGAGCTTGTGAGTACGGTTTTGGTTTTAAAGTTTTCCAGAGATTTTGAAGATGAAGCAGATGATCAAGGTTTAGTTCTCTTGCGCAATGCTAAATCCGACCCACAAGGATTCCTGATCGTATTGAAAAGGATTTTAAAAGAAGAAAAACAAGATGTGATTGGGAATGATTCAACGATGAGAGTATTTGAATTGTTGAATACACATCCAGCAACGGAAGACCGCATAGCAAAGATAAAAGATAAAATGTTCCGAAGCTCATCTGATCCCTTTGCCCTTAAAGACTGGAATCGGGTGAAAAAGTCATGCAAAGCAAAGAAAGTTAAGTCTCCGCTTCAATAA
- a CDS encoding YjgN family protein, which produces MDNRRLEYKGKGEDLLLIFLKNIFLTIVTLGIYSFWAKTNVQKYNAQNLYWAGEAFAFHGSGKERLLGFLKALVILAVAGLVIVAISSLLALVHPFAQLFGTYLLIVFFLIGLNPFIIVGNKRYFTSRSSYRNVRFGFSGKALDIIKIYALGILLCILTLGIYYPWFYAKKESYIGSKTRYGNAYFTLTLNGKDLFFIYLKVIILTIVTLGIYIPWFIAEKYNYTWSQTSFQGKRFRSDLSGGKVLGYSILAYFLIFFTFGIGYGWAVVLMNQLFYHAIELEEEIDFESILAQPDLGANAITEGLDSLAEAFENFLG; this is translated from the coding sequence ATGGACAATAGAAGATTAGAATACAAAGGCAAGGGTGAGGATTTACTCCTTATATTCTTAAAGAACATTTTTCTGACAATTGTGACATTGGGTATTTATAGCTTTTGGGCTAAGACGAATGTCCAAAAATACAATGCACAAAATCTCTATTGGGCCGGAGAAGCATTTGCTTTCCATGGATCTGGAAAAGAGAGGTTGCTCGGATTTCTGAAGGCGCTCGTCATTTTGGCTGTTGCAGGTCTCGTCATTGTTGCCATTTCTTCTCTACTGGCCCTTGTCCATCCATTTGCACAATTGTTTGGCACATACCTTCTCATTGTCTTTTTCCTGATTGGTCTCAATCCATTCATTATTGTTGGCAATAAGAGATACTTTACATCTCGCTCTTCCTATCGAAATGTACGATTTGGATTCTCTGGTAAGGCATTGGATATCATCAAAATCTACGCGCTTGGGATCTTACTTTGCATACTCACCTTAGGGATCTACTATCCATGGTTTTATGCCAAAAAAGAAAGTTACATTGGCTCGAAGACGCGTTATGGAAATGCCTACTTTACCCTCACTTTAAATGGAAAGGATTTGTTTTTCATCTACCTAAAAGTAATCATATTAACAATTGTTACTTTGGGGATCTACATTCCTTGGTTTATTGCAGAAAAATACAACTATACTTGGTCCCAAACCTCTTTCCAAGGGAAACGGTTTCGATCCGATTTGAGTGGCGGAAAAGTTTTGGGATATAGCATTCTTGCTTATTTTCTCATTTTTTTCACCTTCGGAATTGGATATGGCTGGGCAGTCGTCTTGATGAACCAACTTTTTTATCATGCCATTGAATTAGAAGAGGAGATCGATTTTGAATCCATTCTTGCACAACCTGACTTAGGTGCGAATGCAATTACGGAAGGATTAGATTCACTTGCGGAAGCATTCGAAAATTTTCTAGGATAA
- a CDS encoding LIC_11321 family protein: protein MKRVRMLIGLSVVFLGFLSLPVNLIQAQSYSELPPSVNDLKEQDKSVRQPKDRKEKKGCCKIKYPAGGYDFFLATEEACRRSLYFDRYLGENNTLCFRWEED, encoded by the coding sequence ATGAAACGAGTGCGGATGTTGATAGGATTGAGCGTGGTCTTTTTAGGATTCTTGTCTCTACCAGTAAATTTGATCCAAGCACAGTCATATTCGGAACTGCCACCTAGCGTGAACGATTTGAAAGAGCAGGACAAATCCGTGAGACAGCCGAAAGATCGGAAAGAAAAGAAAGGCTGCTGTAAGATCAAATACCCAGCAGGTGGTTATGATTTTTTTCTAGCAACAGAGGAGGCTTGTCGAAGAAGTCTTTACTTTGATCGCTATCTAGGAGAAAATAACACTCTATGTTTCCGCTGGGAAGAGGATTAG
- a CDS encoding patatin-like phospholipase family protein, whose translation MFPLGRGLDINLSDVKDQLLQTIQKFLPQYEASLGIAGGGCKAFYALGIGRKLREWGVRFTEVSGVSAGAAMALAMLSETEDETVEYFEEITKRNSSNFHFSNLLRGERTFPHEEMYRRGIRFGMRFDKILSSGAKVYIHTVRAYPKENSLQNKFRLARLISETGRAFLLDDRDRNEGIASNRMGEIIKKWNMEEVVFTERDFSNPDNIEQFILNSSSIPPIVDFQSVNNEYYLDGGLTNNLLLEKFQTNAKIIGIYYEPATIVGKDPDLLKRSFLIKPSRPLPITSFDYTNPKGVRDTYELGKEDAESLKDEIIDYLKKDFNSLIPL comes from the coding sequence ATGTTTCCGCTGGGAAGAGGATTAGACATCAATTTATCCGATGTAAAGGACCAACTATTACAGACGATTCAGAAGTTTCTCCCTCAGTACGAAGCGTCACTTGGGATCGCCGGTGGAGGCTGTAAGGCATTTTACGCACTAGGCATTGGAAGAAAGCTCAGAGAGTGGGGCGTTCGGTTTACTGAGGTTTCAGGGGTTTCGGCAGGGGCTGCCATGGCCTTGGCGATGCTCTCAGAAACCGAGGACGAGACGGTCGAGTACTTCGAAGAAATCACCAAACGGAATTCTAGTAACTTCCATTTCTCCAATCTCTTAAGAGGAGAGAGAACTTTTCCCCATGAAGAAATGTACCGCCGTGGCATCCGATTTGGTATGCGCTTCGACAAGATTTTGTCCTCAGGCGCCAAGGTGTACATTCATACTGTTAGAGCCTACCCCAAGGAAAATTCTCTCCAAAACAAATTCCGTCTGGCAAGGTTGATCAGCGAAACAGGCAGAGCTTTTTTACTCGATGATCGGGATAGAAATGAAGGCATAGCTTCCAATCGGATGGGAGAAATCATTAAGAAATGGAATATGGAAGAAGTCGTTTTTACAGAAAGAGATTTTTCAAATCCTGATAATATAGAACAGTTTATTCTAAATTCTTCTTCAATCCCTCCCATTGTGGATTTTCAATCTGTGAATAACGAGTATTATTTGGATGGTGGATTAACAAATAACTTGCTTCTCGAAAAATTCCAAACCAATGCAAAAATTATAGGAATTTACTATGAGCCAGCGACCATCGTTGGGAAAGATCCAGACTTGCTCAAACGATCTTTTTTGATCAAACCTTCTCGACCGCTTCCCATTACCTCATTTGATTATACAAACCCCAAAGGGGTAAGAGATACCTATGAATTAGGGAAAGAAGATGCAGAATCTTTAAAAGATGAAATCATAGACTACTTAAAGAAAGATTTCAACTCTCTCATTCCACTTTGA
- a CDS encoding pyridoxal phosphate-dependent aminotransferase produces the protein MNSFSFSRKFNDSHFFSEHSKLMSLKSKLESQGLNDLVRTNPNSLGLSFPNHLLTHHVSELELSSYDPNPKGSEATRLAIWESVQKKGGHGSPHDLILTSSTSEAISFILKMLTNPGDEILVPAPGYPLFESIAALENVRVIEYPLVEHQLGDWQYSLDSIQERYSTKTKLVVFVSPSNPTGSILQANEWRNICQWSKQTKIPLLVDEVFADYFFSKYESQYFYPQQSEFLSFVINGISKSLALPQWKLAWIHVQGEETLKQKAISSLELIADTYLSVNSTIQKLLPNLLRWSPLVQNQIRNRLSRNLFFLEELFGEDTNWKIHITKAGWHLCIEHLGSLYTHSEDLCIEILKKTKVFCHPGEWYSFPKDRMVMVLSLLVPEEEFQSGMRELKSFFK, from the coding sequence ATGAATTCTTTTTCATTTTCGCGTAAATTTAACGATTCCCATTTTTTTTCAGAGCACAGCAAATTGATGAGCTTAAAATCCAAACTCGAAAGCCAGGGGCTGAATGATTTGGTGCGTACCAATCCAAACTCTCTAGGACTTAGCTTTCCAAATCATTTACTAACACACCATGTATCGGAACTAGAATTATCAAGCTATGATCCAAATCCCAAAGGAAGTGAGGCGACCCGGCTTGCGATTTGGGAAAGTGTCCAAAAAAAAGGAGGGCATGGTAGTCCGCATGATTTGATTCTTACTTCCTCAACTTCTGAAGCAATTTCCTTTATTTTAAAAATGTTAACAAATCCAGGCGATGAGATTTTGGTTCCTGCACCTGGCTATCCTTTGTTTGAATCTATCGCTGCCTTAGAAAACGTGAGAGTCATCGAGTATCCTTTGGTTGAACATCAATTAGGTGATTGGCAGTATTCCCTAGATTCAATCCAGGAAAGGTATTCTACCAAAACAAAGCTCGTAGTTTTTGTATCCCCTTCGAACCCTACCGGCTCCATACTGCAGGCAAATGAATGGAGAAACATCTGCCAATGGTCAAAACAAACGAAGATTCCACTTTTAGTGGATGAAGTTTTTGCTGATTACTTTTTTTCTAAGTACGAGTCTCAATACTTTTATCCACAACAATCAGAATTTCTTTCCTTTGTCATCAATGGAATATCAAAATCCTTGGCCCTTCCTCAATGGAAGCTGGCTTGGATTCATGTACAAGGAGAAGAAACACTCAAGCAAAAGGCAATTTCCTCCTTAGAACTCATTGCCGATACCTATCTATCTGTCAATTCTACAATCCAAAAATTATTACCCAATCTTCTGCGATGGTCTCCTTTGGTACAAAACCAGATTCGCAATCGACTCTCTCGAAATCTATTTTTCCTTGAAGAATTATTCGGCGAAGATACAAACTGGAAGATTCACATAACAAAGGCTGGATGGCATTTGTGTATTGAGCACTTGGGTTCTCTATACACTCATTCTGAAGATCTCTGCATTGAAATTTTAAAAAAAACAAAGGTATTCTGTCATCCAGGAGAGTGGTATTCCTTTCCCAAAGATAGAATGGTAATGGTGCTTAGCCTCTTGGTTCCAGAAGAGGAATTTCAAAGTGGAATGAGAGAGTTGAAATCTTTCTTTAAGTAG